In the genome of Burkholderia diffusa, one region contains:
- a CDS encoding PLP-dependent aminotransferase family protein, with protein MDTVILADWLSARLDRSSSEPMYRQLLQLMQQAILTGELGPGTKLPSSRTLAADLSIARNTVLHVYDQLTAEGYVLTTTGSGTYVADTRPDAAAIRVPGATPPPSDAGAAAQQDAQGCLSMRGRQLIEHAGVSRRQWGAFMPGVPDVSEFPSRTWSRLQARLWKEANPELLTYAPGGGYRPLRRALADYLRVARSVKCSPDQVIITTGIHQSIDLAVRLLSDIGDRAWVEEPCYWGVRSVLQATGLALTPVPVDQEGIDPGASDMQHPPRLVLVTPSHQYPLGMVMSLARRRMLLEYARQHRCWIIEDDYDSEFRYGSRPLASLQGLDDGGRVIYVGSLGKMLFPGLRMGYMVVPEHLVDTFRTGLSELYREGQLMQQAVLAEFIMDGHLTSHVRRMRTLYGERRQLLIDAIHARFGDALPVMGDEAGLHLVLGLPDTCDDRAVTQSAFDAGVIVRPLTSYYSNRDTARRGLLLGYACVAHEGIGPAFDTLAATIEQHLPRHFTRAA; from the coding sequence TTGGATACCGTGATCCTGGCCGACTGGCTCTCCGCCCGTCTCGACCGCAGCTCGTCCGAGCCGATGTACCGACAGCTGCTGCAACTGATGCAGCAAGCGATTCTCACCGGGGAATTAGGGCCAGGAACAAAGCTGCCGAGCTCGCGCACGCTCGCGGCAGACCTGTCGATTGCGCGCAATACCGTGCTGCACGTGTACGACCAGCTGACGGCCGAAGGCTACGTGCTGACGACGACCGGCAGCGGCACCTACGTGGCCGATACGCGCCCGGACGCGGCCGCGATCCGCGTGCCGGGCGCCACGCCTCCGCCGTCCGACGCCGGCGCGGCAGCGCAGCAGGACGCGCAAGGCTGCCTGTCGATGCGCGGCCGGCAGCTGATCGAACACGCGGGCGTGTCGCGGCGCCAGTGGGGTGCGTTCATGCCGGGCGTGCCGGACGTGTCGGAATTCCCGAGCCGGACATGGAGCCGCCTGCAGGCGCGCCTGTGGAAGGAAGCGAATCCAGAGTTGCTGACGTATGCGCCGGGCGGCGGCTACCGGCCGCTGCGCCGCGCGCTCGCCGACTACCTGCGCGTCGCGCGCTCGGTCAAATGCTCGCCGGACCAGGTGATCATCACGACCGGCATCCACCAGTCGATCGACCTCGCCGTGCGGCTGCTGTCCGACATCGGCGACCGCGCGTGGGTCGAGGAGCCGTGCTACTGGGGCGTGCGCAGCGTGCTGCAGGCGACCGGCCTCGCGCTCACGCCGGTGCCGGTCGACCAGGAAGGCATCGATCCGGGCGCGAGCGACATGCAGCACCCGCCGCGGCTCGTGCTCGTCACACCGTCGCACCAGTATCCGCTCGGGATGGTGATGAGCCTCGCGCGGCGCCGAATGCTGCTCGAGTACGCACGCCAGCACCGCTGCTGGATCATCGAGGACGACTACGACAGCGAATTCCGCTATGGCAGCCGGCCGCTCGCGTCGCTGCAGGGGCTCGACGACGGCGGCCGCGTGATCTACGTCGGCAGCCTCGGCAAGATGCTGTTCCCGGGTCTGCGGATGGGGTACATGGTCGTCCCGGAGCATCTGGTCGACACGTTCCGCACCGGGTTGTCGGAGCTGTATCGCGAGGGCCAGCTGATGCAGCAGGCCGTGCTCGCGGAATTCATCATGGACGGGCACCTGACTTCGCACGTCAGGCGGATGCGCACGCTGTACGGCGAGCGCCGGCAATTGCTGATCGATGCGATCCATGCGCGCTTCGGCGACGCGCTGCCCGTGATGGGCGACGAGGCGGGACTGCATCTGGTGCTGGGCCTGCCCGATACGTGCGACGATCGCGCGGTCACGCAAAGCGCGTTCGACGCCGGTGTGATCGTGCGTCCGCTGACCAGCTACTACAGCAACCGGGACACCGCTCGGCGCGGACTGCTGCTCGGCTATGCGTGCGTCGCGCACGAAGGCATCGGCCCCGCGTTCGACACGCTTGCGGCCACCATCGAACAGCATCTGCCGCGGCACTTCACGCGCGCGGCATGA
- a CDS encoding TonB-dependent copper receptor — protein sequence MTLLSLRAPRAARHSRARRVPRMLKLTVPALAVGAMTAAAAATESAQAAGAPTDDAAALLPPVEVVASPLTTPLVVVTDPKTPRQPLPASDGADYLKTIPGFTSIRSGGTNGDPVLRGMFGSRLNILANGMPTLGACPNRMDAPTSYIAPESYDKVTVVKGPQTVLYGPGASAGTVLFERVTPRFERPGMRFDGSLVGGSFGRNDQNVDVTAGTPDVYGRVTANHAHAQDYEDGNGNTVPSQWDKWNADAALGWTPDDHTRVELTAGTGDGYARYAGRGMDGAHFRRETFGLSFDKRHLGNVLDRIEARVYYNEADHVMDNYTLRQPDPTSSMPMRMASEVRRRTLGARAAATFRFGDDFKLVTGVDAQSNRLDARSAMGRQNYGDQPWDAQATMWNAGAFGELTWYASDASRVIGGARIDYASARDKRATTRGMMGSKPNPTFDDDRARVLPSGFVRYERDLAVLPITWYAGIGHAERYPDYWELFSAKRGPAGSVNAFSAVQPEKTTQLDIGAQYKSDRFDAWVSAYAGYVQDYILFNYAAGMMGPTTQATNVNAQIMGGEAGVSWRPVAPLRVETSLAYAWGRNATNGDPLPQMPPLEARFGLEYTRGAWSAGGLWRVVAPQHRYALNEGNVVGKDFGPSAGFGVLSLHAQYNVSKKVQISIGIDNVLDKAYTEHLNLAGNAGFGYPANAPVMEPGRTAWLRVSAKL from the coding sequence ATGACCCTTCTTTCCTTGCGCGCGCCGAGGGCGGCGCGCCATTCTCGTGCGCGGCGCGTGCCACGCATGCTGAAACTCACCGTTCCCGCGCTGGCCGTCGGCGCGATGACCGCGGCGGCGGCCGCGACCGAATCCGCGCAGGCGGCCGGTGCGCCGACGGACGACGCGGCCGCGCTGCTGCCTCCCGTTGAAGTCGTTGCGTCTCCGCTGACGACGCCGCTCGTCGTCGTCACGGATCCGAAGACGCCGCGCCAGCCGCTGCCGGCGAGCGACGGCGCGGATTACTTGAAGACGATCCCGGGCTTCACTTCGATCCGCAGCGGCGGGACGAACGGCGACCCCGTGCTGCGCGGGATGTTCGGGTCGAGGCTGAACATCCTCGCGAACGGAATGCCGACGCTCGGCGCGTGCCCGAACCGGATGGATGCGCCGACCTCGTATATCGCGCCGGAAAGCTATGACAAGGTCACCGTCGTGAAGGGCCCGCAGACGGTGCTTTACGGCCCTGGCGCATCGGCCGGCACCGTGCTGTTCGAACGCGTGACGCCGCGTTTCGAGCGCCCCGGCATGCGCTTCGACGGCAGCCTGGTCGGCGGATCGTTCGGTCGCAACGATCAGAACGTCGACGTGACGGCCGGCACGCCGGACGTCTACGGGCGCGTGACCGCGAACCATGCGCATGCGCAGGACTACGAGGACGGCAACGGCAATACCGTGCCGTCGCAATGGGACAAGTGGAACGCGGACGCGGCGCTGGGCTGGACGCCCGACGATCACACGCGCGTCGAACTGACGGCGGGCACCGGCGACGGCTATGCGCGCTACGCGGGGCGCGGGATGGACGGCGCGCATTTCCGCCGCGAGACGTTCGGCCTGTCGTTCGACAAGCGGCATCTCGGCAACGTGCTCGACCGGATCGAAGCGCGCGTGTACTACAACGAAGCCGACCACGTGATGGACAACTACACGCTGCGGCAGCCCGACCCGACCAGCAGCATGCCGATGAGAATGGCATCCGAGGTGCGGCGCCGCACGCTCGGTGCGCGGGCCGCGGCGACGTTCCGTTTCGGCGACGACTTCAAACTCGTGACCGGCGTCGATGCGCAGTCGAACCGGCTCGATGCGCGCTCGGCGATGGGGCGACAGAACTACGGCGACCAGCCGTGGGATGCACAGGCGACGATGTGGAACGCGGGCGCGTTCGGCGAGCTGACGTGGTATGCGAGCGATGCGTCGCGCGTGATCGGGGGCGCGCGGATCGACTACGCAAGCGCGCGCGACAAGCGTGCGACGACGCGCGGGATGATGGGGAGCAAGCCGAACCCGACTTTCGACGACGATCGCGCGCGCGTGCTGCCGAGCGGCTTCGTGCGGTACGAGCGCGATCTCGCGGTACTGCCGATTACGTGGTACGCGGGAATCGGTCACGCGGAACGCTATCCAGACTACTGGGAGCTGTTCTCCGCGAAACGCGGGCCGGCCGGTTCGGTCAACGCGTTCTCGGCGGTGCAGCCCGAGAAGACCACGCAGCTCGACATCGGCGCGCAGTACAAGAGCGACCGGTTCGATGCGTGGGTGTCGGCTTACGCGGGCTATGTGCAGGACTACATCCTGTTCAACTACGCTGCCGGCATGATGGGCCCGACCACGCAGGCGACCAACGTCAACGCGCAGATCATGGGCGGCGAAGCCGGCGTGTCGTGGCGGCCGGTCGCACCGCTGCGCGTCGAGACGTCGCTCGCGTATGCGTGGGGGCGCAACGCGACGAATGGCGATCCGCTGCCGCAGATGCCGCCGCTCGAAGCGCGATTCGGGCTCGAGTACACGCGCGGCGCATGGTCGGCCGGCGGGCTGTGGCGCGTCGTTGCGCCGCAGCATCGCTATGCCCTGAACGAAGGCAATGTGGTCGGCAAGGACTTCGGTCCGAGCGCCGGCTTCGGCGTGCTGTCGCTGCATGCACAGTACAACGTCAGCAAGAAGGTGCAGATCTCGATCGGCATCGACAACGTGCTGGACAAGGCCTACACCGAGCACCTGAACCTTGCCGGCAACGCGGGCTTCGGCTATCCGGCGAACGCGCCGGTGATGGAGCCGGGGCGCACGGCATGGTTGCGTGTCAGCGCGAAGCTGTAA
- a CDS encoding ABC transporter substrate-binding protein has protein sequence MNGASTTARRTALALALAVVGASAAAAELTVVNFGGANGDAQKAAFNQPFEKATGNKVTAVEYNGEQAKVKAMVEAKHVNWDVVEVESGDLNRGCDEGLYEKLDWSKIAKKSDLIPESPQVCGVGFFVWSTALSYNADKLKTAPTGWADFWNVKKFPGKRGMRKGARYNLEFALMADGVAPKDVYKVLGTKAGQDRAFKKLDELKPYIQWWEAGAQPPQFLVAGDVVMSTAYNGRIDAAQKEGKNLKVVWNGSIYDLDYWAIPKGSPNKALAEQYIAYTLTPKPQQGYAQHIAYGPANIAAIKSLDAKTLANLPNSPANGKNAVLEDIGFWTDHSDELEQRFAAWATK, from the coding sequence ATGAACGGAGCAAGCACTACCGCGCGTCGCACCGCGCTCGCACTGGCGCTCGCCGTCGTCGGCGCATCGGCCGCGGCGGCCGAACTCACGGTCGTCAACTTCGGCGGCGCGAACGGCGACGCGCAGAAGGCCGCATTCAACCAGCCGTTCGAAAAGGCCACCGGCAACAAGGTCACGGCCGTCGAATACAACGGCGAGCAGGCGAAAGTGAAGGCGATGGTCGAGGCGAAGCACGTCAACTGGGACGTGGTCGAAGTCGAGTCGGGCGACCTGAACCGCGGCTGCGACGAAGGGCTTTACGAGAAGCTCGACTGGTCGAAGATCGCGAAGAAATCCGACCTGATTCCCGAATCGCCGCAGGTGTGCGGCGTCGGGTTCTTCGTGTGGTCGACCGCGCTGTCGTACAACGCGGACAAGCTGAAGACCGCGCCGACCGGCTGGGCCGATTTCTGGAACGTGAAGAAATTCCCCGGCAAGCGCGGCATGCGCAAGGGCGCGCGCTACAACCTCGAGTTCGCGCTGATGGCCGACGGCGTCGCGCCGAAGGACGTGTACAAGGTGCTCGGCACGAAGGCTGGCCAGGACCGGGCGTTCAAGAAGCTCGACGAGCTCAAGCCGTACATCCAGTGGTGGGAAGCGGGCGCGCAGCCGCCGCAGTTCCTGGTGGCCGGCGACGTCGTGATGTCGACCGCGTACAACGGCCGTATCGACGCCGCGCAAAAGGAAGGCAAGAACCTGAAGGTCGTGTGGAACGGCAGCATCTACGACCTCGACTACTGGGCGATTCCGAAGGGCTCGCCGAACAAGGCGCTGGCCGAGCAGTACATCGCGTACACGTTGACGCCGAAGCCGCAGCAAGGGTATGCGCAACACATCGCGTACGGCCCCGCGAACATCGCGGCGATCAAGTCGCTCGACGCGAAGACGCTCGCGAACCTGCCGAACTCGCCGGCCAACGGCAAGAACGCGGTGCTGGAGGACATCGGCTTCTGGACCGACCACAGCGACGAGCTCGAGCAGCGCTTCGCCGCATGGGCGACGAAGTAA
- a CDS encoding ABC transporter ATP-binding protein has protein sequence MKSDDVIVSFRGVRKTYDGETLVVKSLDLDIHRGEFLTLLGPSGSGKTTCLMMLAGFEFPTGGEIRLDGELLNTVPPHKRNIGMVFQNYALFPHLTVEQNVAYPLSVRKLPAAEREARVAHALKMVQMERFAKRYPAQLSGGQQQRIALARALVFEPKLVLMDEPLGALDKQLREHMQYELKALHEKLGVTFVYVTHDQGEALTMSDRVAVFDKGIVQQLDTVDRLYESPCNEFVANFIGDSNRLRGTIARIDGEFCEFRLDDGTQLVGRRIGDAAEGAPAVACIRPERMSLANGHANGTANRVTGEARSLIYFGDHVRMRCALPGQDECFVKVPLGTGALDAFAPGAPVSLAFAPEHLRVFA, from the coding sequence ATGAAGTCCGATGATGTGATCGTCAGCTTTCGCGGCGTGCGGAAGACCTACGACGGCGAGACGCTGGTCGTCAAATCGCTCGACCTCGACATCCACCGAGGGGAATTCCTGACGCTGCTCGGGCCGTCCGGCTCGGGCAAGACCACCTGCCTGATGATGCTGGCGGGGTTCGAGTTTCCGACCGGCGGCGAGATCCGCCTCGACGGCGAGTTGCTGAACACCGTGCCGCCGCACAAGCGCAACATCGGCATGGTGTTCCAGAACTACGCGCTGTTTCCGCATCTGACGGTCGAGCAGAACGTCGCGTATCCGCTGTCGGTGCGCAAGCTGCCGGCGGCCGAGCGCGAGGCGCGCGTCGCGCATGCGCTGAAGATGGTGCAGATGGAGCGTTTCGCGAAACGCTATCCGGCGCAGTTGTCGGGCGGCCAGCAGCAGCGCATTGCGCTCGCGCGGGCGCTCGTGTTCGAGCCGAAGCTCGTGCTGATGGACGAGCCGCTCGGCGCGCTCGACAAGCAGTTGCGCGAACACATGCAGTACGAACTGAAGGCGCTGCACGAGAAGCTCGGCGTGACGTTCGTCTACGTGACCCACGACCAGGGCGAGGCGCTCACGATGTCCGATCGCGTCGCCGTGTTCGACAAGGGCATCGTGCAGCAGCTCGATACCGTCGACCGCCTGTACGAATCGCCGTGCAACGAGTTCGTCGCGAACTTCATCGGCGACAGCAACCGGCTGCGCGGCACCATCGCGCGCATCGACGGCGAGTTCTGCGAATTCCGGCTCGACGACGGCACGCAGCTCGTCGGTCGCCGCATCGGCGACGCGGCCGAAGGTGCGCCGGCCGTCGCGTGTATCCGGCCCGAACGCATGAGCCTCGCGAACGGGCACGCGAACGGCACGGCCAACCGCGTGACAGGCGAGGCGCGCAGTCTCATCTATTTCGGCGATCACGTGCGCATGCGCTGCGCGCTGCCGGGCCAGGACGAATGTTTCGTGAAGGTGCCGCTCGGCACGGGCGCGCTCGACGCGTTCGCGCCTGGCGCGCCGGTATCGCTCGCATTCGCGCCCGAGCATTTGCGCGTATTCGCCTGA
- a CDS encoding DUF2946 domain-containing protein: protein MLHRHRHLTAWLGVFAIWLAIAAPLVSQWRITQAATPDAIVCSAEHGAHRAPDAGRAHDHALHLDACGYCGFFAHSPAIGGVAAASIAFVRPHAVFAVAPHAVAARTDRYPRAYPRAPPERA from the coding sequence ATGCTGCACCGACATCGTCACCTGACCGCCTGGCTCGGCGTGTTCGCGATCTGGCTCGCGATCGCGGCGCCGCTGGTGTCGCAGTGGCGCATCACGCAGGCGGCCACACCCGACGCGATCGTCTGCAGTGCAGAGCATGGTGCACACCGCGCGCCCGATGCGGGCCGTGCGCACGACCATGCACTCCATCTCGACGCGTGCGGCTATTGCGGCTTCTTCGCGCACAGTCCCGCGATCGGCGGCGTGGCCGCCGCATCGATCGCTTTCGTCCGCCCTCATGCCGTTTTCGCCGTCGCGCCGCACGCGGTCGCGGCACGCACCGACCGCTATCCGCGCGCCTACCCACGCGCACCGCCCGAGCGCGCCTGA
- a CDS encoding cytochrome b has protein sequence MKNILAKQTRYSSPAIFFHWAIFLLVALAYLSIEIRGPKGSDSRVFWMNVHLLAGTFVLVLSVLRVLWRAISRVPEAIPQATLLKWLSKLAHVALYVFIIAQPLLGIMMVNMGGKPVSLDWIGVSFTLFGPDKALRPTIKEAHELIGNAFYFVIGLHALAALYHHFIRRDDVLRRMAP, from the coding sequence ATGAAAAACATCCTCGCGAAACAGACGCGCTACAGCTCACCCGCGATCTTCTTCCACTGGGCCATCTTCCTGCTGGTAGCGCTGGCCTATCTGTCCATCGAGATACGCGGACCGAAAGGCAGTGACAGTCGCGTGTTCTGGATGAACGTGCACCTGCTTGCGGGCACCTTCGTGCTCGTGCTGTCGGTGCTGCGCGTGCTGTGGCGGGCGATCAGCCGCGTGCCTGAAGCCATTCCGCAGGCGACGCTGCTCAAGTGGCTGTCGAAGCTCGCGCATGTCGCGCTGTACGTGTTCATCATCGCGCAGCCGCTGCTCGGCATCATGATGGTCAACATGGGCGGCAAGCCGGTGTCCCTCGACTGGATCGGCGTGTCGTTCACGCTGTTCGGCCCGGACAAGGCGTTGCGGCCGACGATCAAGGAAGCGCACGAACTGATCGGCAACGCGTTCTACTTCGTGATCGGCCTGCATGCGCTGGCCGCGCTTTACCACCATTTCATCCGGCGCGACGACGTGTTGCGACGCATGGCGCCGTGA
- a CDS encoding ABC transporter permease, with amino-acid sequence MTIAPSSPSTAALKRELKAAEARKRTMALLLIAPLAIFLLLIFVVPIGTLLTRAVQNPEIATALPNTVAALSGWDRKAPPADAAYVALAADMTKVADSEAMGALARRLNTEIPGYRSLVAKTARAMPLKGDNDAALTPAQTRAKLIDLDSRWGDVAYWQSIAKNGSQLSPFYLLAALDHKQDGFGQIVQADPDQSIYLAIFGRTFVIGVAVTLFALLLGYPLAYWISTLSERRANLVMILVLIPFWTSVLVRVAAWIVLLQSEGLVNKALIGSGLISHPLTLLFNRVGVYISMTHILLPFMILPLYSVMKSIPPTYQRAAVSLGSHPFAAFWRVYVPQTYPGVGAGALLVFILAIGYYITPALLGGPNDQMVSYYVAYFTNVTINWGMACALGGLLLAATLVLYAVYGRFTRTNVSLG; translated from the coding sequence ATGACGATCGCTCCTTCCTCGCCGTCGACAGCCGCGCTCAAGCGCGAGCTGAAGGCCGCCGAGGCCCGCAAGCGCACGATGGCGTTGCTGCTGATCGCGCCGCTCGCGATCTTCCTGCTGCTCATCTTCGTCGTGCCTATCGGCACGCTGCTCACGCGCGCGGTGCAGAACCCCGAGATCGCGACCGCGTTGCCCAACACGGTCGCCGCGCTGTCGGGCTGGGACCGCAAGGCGCCGCCGGCCGATGCCGCTTACGTCGCGCTCGCGGCCGACATGACGAAGGTCGCCGACAGCGAGGCGATGGGCGCGCTCGCGCGGCGCCTGAACACCGAGATTCCCGGCTACCGCTCGCTCGTCGCGAAGACGGCGCGCGCGATGCCGCTGAAAGGCGACAACGACGCGGCGCTGACGCCCGCGCAAACGCGCGCGAAACTGATCGACCTCGATTCGCGCTGGGGCGACGTTGCATACTGGCAGTCGATCGCGAAGAACGGCAGCCAGCTGTCGCCGTTCTACCTGCTCGCCGCGCTCGATCACAAGCAGGACGGCTTCGGCCAGATCGTGCAGGCCGATCCCGATCAGTCGATCTATCTCGCGATCTTCGGCCGCACGTTCGTGATCGGCGTCGCGGTCACGCTGTTCGCGCTGCTGCTCGGCTATCCGCTCGCGTACTGGATCTCGACGCTGTCGGAGCGCCGCGCGAACCTCGTGATGATCCTCGTGCTGATCCCGTTCTGGACCTCGGTGCTGGTGCGCGTCGCCGCGTGGATCGTGCTGCTGCAGAGCGAAGGGCTCGTGAACAAGGCGCTGATCGGCAGCGGGCTGATCTCGCATCCGCTGACGCTGCTGTTCAACCGCGTCGGCGTGTACATCTCGATGACGCACATCCTGCTGCCGTTCATGATCCTGCCGCTCTACAGCGTGATGAAGTCGATCCCGCCGACTTACCAGCGCGCGGCCGTGTCGCTCGGCAGCCACCCGTTCGCCGCGTTCTGGCGCGTGTACGTGCCGCAGACCTATCCGGGCGTCGGCGCCGGCGCGCTGCTGGTGTTCATCCTGGCGATCGGCTACTACATCACGCCCGCGCTGCTCGGCGGGCCGAACGACCAGATGGTCAGCTACTACGTCGCGTACTTCACGAACGTGACGATCAACTGGGGCATGGCGTGCGCGCTCGGCGGGTTGCTGCTCGCGGCGACGCTGGTGCTCTATGCGGTGTACGGGCGCTTCACGCGCACCAACGTGAGCCTCGGCTGA
- a CDS encoding lipase secretion chaperone — protein MTAREGRAPLARRVAAYGAMGLAAIAGVAIWSGTASHRGADATHTSADAAVLGGASAAPPQAALPASAGLPPPLAGSSAPRLPLDAGGHLAKSRTVRDFFDYCLTARSDLSAAALDALVVREIAAQLDGTVAQPEALDVWHRYRAYLDALAKLPEAGAVDKSDLGALQVALDQRASIASRALGDWSQPFFGEEQWRQRYDLARLKITQDRTLTDAQKAERLAALAQQMPADERAARQKADRQQAAIDQIVQLQKSGARPDSMRAQLVQTLGPEAAARVAQMQQDDASWQSRYADYAAQRAQIAAAGLSPQDRDAQIAALRQRMFRKPGEAMRAASLDRGAAAAQ, from the coding sequence ATGACGGCACGTGAAGGACGCGCGCCGCTCGCGCGGCGCGTTGCGGCGTACGGCGCGATGGGGCTGGCGGCGATCGCCGGCGTCGCAATCTGGAGCGGCACGGCGTCGCATCGCGGCGCCGATGCGACGCATACGTCGGCCGACGCGGCGGTGCTCGGCGGCGCGAGCGCCGCGCCGCCGCAGGCCGCATTGCCCGCGAGCGCGGGCTTGCCGCCGCCGCTCGCCGGTTCCAGTGCGCCGAGGCTGCCGCTCGATGCGGGCGGCCATCTTGCGAAGTCGCGCACGGTGCGCGATTTCTTCGACTACTGCCTGACTGCGCGGAGCGACCTGAGCGCGGCCGCGCTCGATGCGCTCGTCGTGCGCGAGATCGCCGCACAGCTCGACGGCACGGTCGCGCAACCCGAGGCGCTCGACGTCTGGCATCGATATCGCGCGTATCTCGACGCGCTCGCGAAGCTGCCGGAGGCGGGCGCGGTCGACAAGTCCGACCTCGGTGCGTTGCAGGTCGCGCTCGATCAGCGCGCGTCGATCGCATCACGCGCGCTCGGCGACTGGAGCCAGCCGTTCTTCGGGGAGGAGCAGTGGCGTCAGCGCTACGATCTCGCGCGGCTGAAGATTACGCAGGATCGCACGCTGACGGATGCGCAGAAGGCGGAGCGGCTCGCGGCGCTCGCGCAGCAGATGCCCGCCGACGAACGCGCGGCACGGCAGAAGGCCGACCGGCAGCAGGCCGCGATCGACCAGATTGTGCAATTGCAGAAGAGCGGAGCGAGGCCGGACTCGATGCGCGCGCAACTGGTGCAGACACTCGGACCCGAAGCCGCCGCGCGCGTCGCGCAGATGCAGCAGGACGACGCATCGTGGCAGAGCCGCTATGCCGACTATGCGGCGCAGCGTGCGCAGATCGCCGCGGCCGGATTGTCACCGCAGGATCGCGACGCGCAGATCGCGGCGCTGCGGCAGCGCATGTTCAGGAAGCCCGGCGAAGCGATGCGCGCCGCATCGCTCGACCGCGGCGCGGCAGCCGCGCAGTGA
- a CDS encoding triacylglycerol lipase: protein MARSMRSRVVAGAVACAMSVAPFAGTTALMMLAAPHAAMAATAPADDYAATRYPIILVHGLTGTDKYAGVLEYWYGIQEDLQQHGATVYVANLSGFQSDDGPNGRGEQLLAYVKTVLAATGATKVNLVGHSQGGLTSRYVAAVAPDLVASVTTIGTPHRGSEFADFVQGVLAYDPTGLSSSVIAAFINVFGILTSSSNNTNQDALAALKTLTTSQAATYNQNYPSAGLGAPGSCQTGAPTETVGGNTHLLYSWAGTAIQPTVSAFGVTGATDTSTIPLIDPANALDLSTLALFGTGTVMINRASGQNDGLVSKCSALYGKVLSTSYKWNHLDEINQLLGVRGANAEDPVAVIRTHANRLKLAGV from the coding sequence ATGGCCAGATCGATGCGTTCCAGGGTGGTGGCAGGGGCAGTGGCTTGCGCGATGAGCGTCGCGCCGTTCGCGGGGACGACCGCGTTGATGATGCTCGCGGCGCCTCACGCGGCGATGGCGGCAACCGCGCCGGCGGACGACTACGCGGCGACGCGTTATCCGATCATCCTCGTGCACGGGCTGACCGGCACCGACAAGTACGCGGGCGTGCTCGAGTACTGGTACGGCATCCAGGAGGACCTGCAGCAGCATGGCGCGACCGTCTACGTCGCGAACTTGTCTGGATTCCAGAGCGACGACGGGCCGAATGGGCGCGGCGAGCAGCTGCTCGCTTACGTCAAGACCGTGCTCGCCGCGACCGGTGCGACCAAGGTGAACCTGGTCGGCCACAGCCAGGGCGGGCTCACGTCGCGCTATGTCGCGGCCGTCGCGCCCGATCTCGTCGCGTCTGTGACGACGATCGGCACGCCGCATCGCGGCTCGGAGTTCGCCGACTTCGTGCAGGGCGTACTAGCCTACGATCCGACTGGATTGTCGTCGTCGGTGATCGCGGCGTTCATCAATGTGTTTGGGATCCTGACGAGCAGCAGCAACAACACCAACCAGGACGCGCTCGCCGCGCTGAAGACGCTGACGACTTCCCAGGCCGCCACGTACAACCAGAATTACCCGAGTGCGGGTCTCGGCGCGCCGGGCAGCTGCCAGACGGGGGCGCCGACGGAAACCGTCGGCGGCAACACGCATCTGCTGTATTCGTGGGCCGGCACGGCGATCCAGCCGACCGTCTCTGCGTTCGGCGTGACGGGCGCGACGGATACCAGCACGATTCCGCTGATCGATCCGGCAAACGCGCTGGACCTGTCGACGCTTGCGTTGTTCGGCACGGGCACGGTGATGATCAATCGGGCCTCGGGCCAGAACGACGGGCTCGTATCGAAGTGCAGTGCGCTATACGGAAAGGTGCTGAGCACGAGCTACAAGTGGAACCATCTCGACGAGATCAACCAGTTGCTCGGTGTGCGCGGCGCGAATGCGGAAGATCCGGTCGCGGTGATCCGCACGCATGCGAACCGTCTGAAGCTCGCGGGCGTTTGA